One window of the Thermococcus sp. P6 genome contains the following:
- the cas4 gene encoding CRISPR-associated protein Cas4, whose amino-acid sequence MEVAYPEEDLRIRGIEINYLFVCPTKLWYFSRGITMEQESEYVDLGRFLHERSYFNEEKDVNIGFINIDFIKRGDIVEVHEVKKGRSMEKAHEMQALYYLYYLRKFGINAKAFLNYPKLRETKELSLEGREAEVEEAIREVERIKSLPEPPAPVKRRACKKCAYYELCWV is encoded by the coding sequence TTGGAGGTGGCCTATCCTGAAGAAGATCTCCGCATCCGCGGCATAGAGATAAACTACCTCTTCGTCTGCCCCACGAAGCTCTGGTACTTCTCAAGGGGCATCACAATGGAGCAGGAAAGCGAATACGTCGATCTCGGCAGGTTCCTTCACGAGAGGAGCTACTTCAATGAGGAGAAGGATGTGAATATCGGCTTCATAAACATCGATTTCATCAAGAGGGGCGACATCGTTGAAGTCCACGAGGTCAAGAAGGGTAGGAGCATGGAGAAGGCCCACGAGATGCAGGCGCTCTACTACCTTTACTACCTCAGGAAGTTCGGAATAAACGCTAAGGCTTTCCTGAACTATCCAAAGCTCAGGGAAACGAAGGAGCTGAGCCTCGAGGGAAGGGAAGCTGAGGTGGAGGAAGCCATCCGGGAGGTTGAGAGGATAAAGTCCCTGCCGGAGCCTCCCGCTCCCGTAAAGAGAAGGGCGTGTAAGAAGTGCGCCTATTACGAACTCTGCTGGGTGTGA
- the cas1b gene encoding type I-B CRISPR-associated endonuclease Cas1b, with protein MRKRSITLLSDGTLFRKENTLYFENARGRKPLAIEGIYDIYIYGHVNVSSQALHFLAQNGIALHFFNHYGYYDGSFYPRESLHSGDLVVRQAEHYLDTAKRLKLARLFVRGSALNMEKNLKRWKTDGDFSDLLRELLEELEGAEKLTEVMNVEARIREGYYSRWDEHMPEGFRIVKRLRRPPGNEMNALISFLNSRLYATIVSELYNTQLVPTVSYLHEPAERRFSLALDLSEIFKPIIVDRIATRLVKQGIIGEEHFREELNGVLLNDEGKKRVLKAFNAEMTGSVKHPKLGKNVTKQRLIRLEAYKLIKHLVGVREYEPLVAWF; from the coding sequence ATGAGGAAGCGCTCGATAACCCTTCTTTCGGATGGAACCCTCTTCAGGAAGGAGAACACCCTCTACTTTGAGAACGCCCGTGGAAGAAAGCCCCTCGCGATAGAGGGGATCTACGACATCTACATCTACGGCCACGTGAACGTAAGCTCGCAGGCCCTTCACTTTCTGGCCCAGAATGGCATAGCCCTTCACTTCTTCAACCACTACGGCTACTACGACGGCTCCTTCTATCCGAGGGAAAGTCTGCACTCCGGCGATCTGGTCGTCAGACAGGCTGAACATTATCTTGACACGGCAAAGCGCCTGAAACTTGCGAGGCTTTTCGTCCGGGGAAGTGCGCTGAACATGGAGAAGAATCTAAAGCGCTGGAAAACAGATGGCGACTTTTCCGACCTTTTGAGGGAACTCCTCGAGGAACTCGAAGGGGCGGAAAAGCTAACCGAGGTCATGAACGTCGAGGCGAGGATACGGGAGGGCTATTACTCGAGGTGGGACGAGCACATGCCCGAGGGGTTCAGAATAGTAAAGCGATTGAGGAGGCCGCCGGGGAACGAGATGAACGCCCTGATAAGCTTCCTAAACTCGAGGCTCTACGCGACGATAGTTTCGGAGCTCTACAACACGCAGCTGGTTCCGACGGTTAGCTACCTTCACGAGCCGGCCGAGAGGAGGTTTTCTCTGGCGCTCGACCTGAGCGAGATCTTCAAGCCCATAATCGTCGACCGCATCGCCACCAGACTGGTGAAGCAGGGGATAATCGGGGAAGAGCACTTCAGGGAAGAGCTCAACGGCGTTCTGCTCAACGACGAAGGGAAGAAAAGGGTCCTAAAAGCCTTCAACGCGGAGATGACGGGCAGCGTAAAGCATCCAAAACTCGGGAAGAACGTTACGAAGCAGCGCCTGATAAGGCTCGAAGCCTATAAACTAATCAAGCACCTCGTTGGCGTTAGGGAGTACGAGCCGCTGGTGGCGTGGTTTTAA
- the csa5 gene encoding type I-A CRISPR-associated protein Csa5: MSKYEGIVKMLRFFVQTKNFGYVDRIGNALNPESVEVALFEAIRAFRSIRESASVDSEGRRYVEKEGKKIPVPGIPSEEEIKAFLEDVRSDVGVAKRISTLALAYPSKKKTNGGDE; this comes from the coding sequence ATGTCGAAGTATGAAGGGATAGTGAAAATGCTGAGGTTCTTCGTCCAGACGAAGAACTTCGGCTACGTGGACAGAATCGGGAACGCCCTGAACCCTGAATCCGTGGAAGTGGCACTTTTTGAAGCCATTAGAGCCTTCAGGTCCATAAGGGAGAGTGCATCCGTCGATAGTGAAGGCAGAAGATACGTGGAGAAGGAGGGCAAAAAAATCCCTGTACCGGGCATTCCCTCTGAAGAGGAAATCAAAGCTTTTCTCGAGGATGTGCGTTCTGATGTGGGGGTTGCCAAGAGGATCTCAACGCTGGCTCTCGCGTATCCCTCAAAGAAGAAAACCAACGGAGGTGATGAATGA
- the cas7a gene encoding type I-A CRISPR-associated protein Cas7/Csa2, with amino-acid sequence MFLSLGVRFEANVEALNMVETAGNYGKHRRVPYLVEEDGKLKTVYVPAISGESLAHAYQEHLVREALSLNLPVCDDCRKGEFFKSMNRVHLQKKVDPIPDDPKRIEEAIVKSCVVEDVGGFLYAEKPPVRRSSAFQVSYALPVKSTALFATSEPQLHARHAQMDASSKKGNASEQMIYYVETGTALYGFTFNLDLDAIGVSAITAEPILEKEDIKARREAALKSLFRMLSSSQFGAKLSRFFPVGGITELVVTVTEHPFVVTSPIYDDYVEKTRRRLDVLKGFNESTYLATTEDGKVPEEVLKEVIDHLNDGETL; translated from the coding sequence ATGTTTTTGAGCCTTGGGGTTAGGTTTGAGGCAAACGTGGAAGCCCTGAACATGGTGGAAACGGCCGGCAACTACGGGAAGCACAGACGCGTCCCGTACCTCGTGGAGGAGGATGGAAAACTTAAGACCGTTTACGTCCCGGCAATAAGTGGAGAAAGCCTGGCACATGCCTATCAGGAGCATCTCGTCCGGGAGGCCCTGTCGCTTAACCTTCCCGTGTGTGATGACTGCAGAAAGGGAGAATTCTTCAAGTCCATGAACAGGGTCCACCTCCAGAAGAAGGTCGATCCCATCCCAGACGATCCTAAGAGGATAGAAGAAGCCATAGTGAAATCTTGTGTCGTCGAGGACGTTGGGGGATTTCTCTACGCTGAAAAGCCACCGGTAAGAAGAAGCTCTGCGTTTCAGGTCAGCTACGCACTCCCCGTCAAGTCCACGGCACTCTTCGCCACGTCCGAGCCTCAGCTTCACGCGAGGCATGCGCAGATGGATGCTTCAAGCAAAAAGGGCAACGCCTCGGAGCAGATGATATACTACGTCGAAACGGGCACGGCACTTTACGGGTTCACGTTCAACCTCGACCTCGACGCCATCGGGGTGAGCGCAATAACTGCAGAGCCGATACTCGAGAAGGAGGATATAAAAGCGAGGCGCGAAGCGGCCCTCAAATCCCTCTTCAGAATGCTCTCCTCCTCGCAGTTCGGGGCAAAGCTCTCGCGCTTCTTCCCTGTGGGAGGCATAACCGAGCTCGTGGTTACCGTTACGGAGCACCCCTTCGTGGTCACATCGCCGATATACGACGACTACGTTGAAAAGACCCGGAGAAGGCTGGATGTCCTGAAGGGCTTCAACGAATCCACATATTTAGCCACCACAGAGGACGGGAAGGTCCCGGAGGAAGTCCTGAAGGAAGTGATCGACCACCTGAATGACGGGGAAACCCTCTGA